A region from the Euwallacea similis isolate ESF13 chromosome 23, ESF131.1, whole genome shotgun sequence genome encodes:
- the LOC136416521 gene encoding uncharacterized protein isoform X2 — MDYVRGGDGKSQYEKEMSFSRSSDNSMASDRCCWRSSEHRLRSCELSRRPKRSHGRNREKRHHQEQQHSAIDASSVDVTSDPSECGTRLSACAPEQLEPKNVCDRLFEDCNLAFSLALSVPCKLFVCLYYLMCAKVRRSIFDKALILTVSLTVLGSSGAHAWANELDKSEQFLDKINLEQSIAAVFNKVAYGSTTKRSIPDNSYPVTTMATMLLTTYRYSDGSDEWARVDVKNRNAPVDSGRSNVEFEQPEFESENSRRDLDGYGSDLEKDHALPTSAPAADILKNNNNKHYGNPNRYNNDRIRPDVNSPQEQVTENIYKTTTTYNLLRNVKPTKSIYGKASPSYVPPSRAFFTPPLPPALQNPYADKPTLRGTNSESFANRRPIPPPSLMPTKDRIPFRPDLPKVNVEKPALRPGGDVQRQTNQPSSEARKKSLNTPSQNVRIGEFYGNKNDNITNFEYEKRNEKSSITRILSGSNGRHDDIPDILFQSVTATPNLDRPEPKIPKTRAPAAEPSLKRQDLEPKVPDLSGVNGEDVSGDVNKKEDNVRQSKDRSESVTVKKDVPLLEKKNVYVEDVTTQMSDSVNLPNVKEKEANVTAVGSDQIWQICWNVHVYLVVVGYVLLAAFSIYKLIRYENDPHMFSKSYFLTIHLMLTVICVLRIFYLIYDAYNVHESFSIFLYDFLHGFPLSLLATTFAVLILFLLKRTLTHLEVKTRPVVLVVFALLHIVLCFCLSIFESLGLGPDRASFLICKPVFVLLAWALGFSYLYLYRIIKNVLAKKSQNLSEMCTQNISYASHITIAVALLFILLGLVQLYALFFIKVHKFTITHHWILWGFELSVRFIEISIITLLAIVVSLRMSQREKQTSGGFPLFPCTTSDSSTDNIYPTNCNTNPNALNYSRQEMILDSLSTEAVDRPNLLKNAFQNDSFDKKSTLERYQSDSERNSNFERFERPKWGSDRFDSRQNLDQGSFGQPSSGNFERTGQNSVHNSIRNERGSGRKHSAYEQANKYYTNNEEYQNDILANSERNIYSEPIDNPHGHQYERTRHEFERNDFDRRSRNSTNTSGRRSTGRSRKGHPRPHLGIQTLPNHDRNQTMLVDDQGFVRFKALRPDQNHFSDA; from the exons AAAGTCAATATGAGAAGGAAATGAGTTTCTCAAGAAGTTCGGACAACAGCATGGCTTCTGACCGATGCTGTTGGAGGTCGTCGGAGCACCGTCTGCGCAGCTGCGAACTGAGCAGACGTCCCAAGCGTAGTCATGGCAGAAACCGCGAGAAACGCCATCATCAAGAACAACAACATTCGGCAATAGACGCGTCCAGTGTCGACGTCACCAGTGACCCGAGTGAGTGCGGAACGCGCCTGTCTGCATGCGCCCCTGAACAACTCGAACCTAAAAATGTCTGTGATCGTTTATTTGAAGACTGTAACTTAGCGTTTAGTTTAGCGTTATCGGTACCGTGTAAGTTATTTGTGTGCCTATACTATCTAATGTGCGCCAAAGTGCGGAGGTCAATTTTCGACAAGGCGTTGATTCTGACGGTCTCGTTGACGGTGCTCGGCTCAAGTGGCGCGCACGCGTGGGCGAACGAATTGGACAAGAGCGAGCAATTCCTCGATAAAATCAATTTGGAGCAGAGCATAGCGGCGGTGTTCAATAAAGTCGCCTATGGGAGCACCACCAAACGGAGTATACCGGATAATTCTTACCCTGTGACTACTATGGCAACGATGCTGCTCACCACCTATAG ATACTCTGATGGATCGGACGAGTGGGCAAGGGTCGACGTAAAGAATAGGAATGCGCCTGTCGATTCGGGTAGATCGAATGTTGAGTTCGAACAGCCCGAGTTCGAGTCAGAGAATAGTCGGAGGGACTTGGATGGATATGGGTCTGACTTGGAAAAAGATCATGCTCTGCCTACGTCGGCTCCAGCCGCGGACATTTTGAAGAACAATAACAACAAGCATTACGGAAATCCTAATAG gtaCAACAATGACCGAATACGCCCCGACGTCAACTCGCCCCAAGAACAAGTCACCGAAAACATCTACAAGACCACCACGACTTACAACCTCTTGCGCAACGTCAAACCCACCAAATCCATCTACGGTAAAGCATCTCCCAGCTATGTACCACCAAGCAGGGCCTTCTTCACACCCCCTTTACCGCCAGCTCTTCAGAACCCTTACGCTGACAAACCCACCCTGCGGGGCACTAATTCAGAGAGTTTCGCCAACAGACGGCCTATTCCTCCCCCCTCTCTGATGCCTACAAAAGATCGCATCCCTTTCAGACCGGATTTGCCTAAAGTTAACGTGGAAAAACCTGCGTTGAGGCCTGGGGGGGATGTGCAGCGCCAGACCAATCAGCCTAGCAGCGAGGCCAGGAAGAAGAGTTTGAACACTCCCAGTCAAAATGTGAGAATTGGGGAGTTTTATGGTAACAAGAATGATAATATTACTAATTTCGAGTATGAGAAAAGGAATGAGAAGTCAAGTATTACGAGGATTTTGAGTGGGTCTAATGGGAGGCATGATGATATTCCTGATATACTTTTCCAAAGTGTTACTGCCACTCCCAATCTGGATAGACCCGAGCCCAAGATACCTAAAACTAGGGCTCCAGCTGCGGAGCCTAGTTTGAAGAGGCAGGATTTAGAGCCGAAAGTACCGGATTTGAGTGGAGTTAATGGTGAGGATGTAAGCGGCGATGTTAATAAAAAGGAGGATAATGTCCGGCAATCTAAGGATCGCTCAGAGAGTGTTACGGTTAAGAAGGACGTTCCATTACTGGAGAAAAAGAATGTTTACGTGGAAGATGTTACTACGCAGATGTCAGACAGTGTAAATTTACCTAATGTAAAGGAGAAAGAGGCCAATGTAACTGCAGTTGGTTCCGATCAAATCTGGCAGATATGCTGGAACGTCCATGTATACCTAGTGGTAGTAGGCTATGTTCTGTTGGCGGCTTTCAGCATTTACAAACTAATTCGCTACGAAAACGACCCGCACATGTTTTCAAAATCATACTTCTTGACCATACACCTTATGCTCACTGTAATCTGCGTCTTAAGAATCTTCTACCTCATTTACGACGCCTATAACGTGCACGAAAGCTTCAGCATATTTCTCTACGACTTCCTCCATGGGTTCCCTTTGAGCCTCTTGGCGACCACATTCGCAGTATTAATTCTTTTCCTTTTGAAGCGCACTTTGACTCACTTGGAAGTGAAAACCCGTCCAGTAGTCCTTGTAGTGTTTGCCCTGCTTCACATTGTTTTGTGCTTCTGTTTGAGCATTTTCGAGTCTTTGGGACTGGGCCCCGATAGGGCCTCGTTTTTGATTTGCAAGCCTGTTTTTGTCTTATTAGCCTGGGCGCTTGGTTTTAGCTACCTGTATTTATATAGAATCATTAAGAATGTTTTGGCAAAGAAGAGTCAGAATCTCTCAGAAATGTGCACTCAGAATATTTCTTACGCGAGTCACATAACTATCGCTGTAGCCTTGTTGTTTATCCTCTTAGGACTGGTACAGTTGTACGCTCTGTTCTTCATTAAGGTacataaatttacaattacaCATCACTGGATTTTATGGGGATTTGAGCTGAGTGTACGcttcattgaaatttctattatAACACTCTTAGCGATCGTAGTGAGTCTGCGTATGTCCCAAAGGGAGAAGCAGACCTCAGGGGGATTTCCCCTGTTCCCATGTACCACCAGCGATTCAAGCACGGACAATATTTACCCAACAAACTGCAATACAAACCCCAACGCTTTGAATTACAGCAGGCAGGAGATGATCTTGGATAGCTTATCAACTGAGGCTGTGGACAGACccaatttactcaaaaacgcCTTTCAGAACGACTCATTTGATAAAAAGAGCACTCTGGAGAGATATCAGAGCGACTCTGAGAGAAATTCCAACTTTGAGAGGTTTGAGAGGCCCAAATGGGGATCGGACAGGTTCGACTCTAGACAGAATTTAGATCAAGGGAGTTTCGGGCAGCCTAGCAGCGGTAATTTCGAGAGAACCGGTCAAAATTCCGTGCATAATTCCATAAGGAACGAGAGGGGATCAGGACGAAAGCACAGCGCTTATGAGCAAGCGAACAAATATTACACGAACAATGAGGAGTACCAAAACGATATTCTTGCCAACTCCGAGAGGAACATTTATAGTGAACCCATAGACAATCCACATGGGCATCAATACGAAAGGACTCGGCACGAGTTCGAGAGGAATGACTTCGATAGGAGGTCGAGAAACTCCACGAATACCTCAGGGAGGAGGTCCACAGGGAGGTCGAGGAAGGGACATCCGAGGCCGCATCTGGGGATCCAAACATTGCCCAACCACGACAGGAATCAAACCATGTTGGTGGACGACCAAGGGTTTGTGCGGTTCAAGGCGCTTAGGCCGGACCAAAACCACTTTTCGGACGCATAA
- the LOC136416521 gene encoding uncharacterized protein isoform X1, whose translation MQVTCLVLEFNGLVFPVIFMRSSSCVLLMTNRSHLIKSQYEKEMSFSRSSDNSMASDRCCWRSSEHRLRSCELSRRPKRSHGRNREKRHHQEQQHSAIDASSVDVTSDPSECGTRLSACAPEQLEPKNVCDRLFEDCNLAFSLALSVPCKLFVCLYYLMCAKVRRSIFDKALILTVSLTVLGSSGAHAWANELDKSEQFLDKINLEQSIAAVFNKVAYGSTTKRSIPDNSYPVTTMATMLLTTYRYSDGSDEWARVDVKNRNAPVDSGRSNVEFEQPEFESENSRRDLDGYGSDLEKDHALPTSAPAADILKNNNNKHYGNPNRYNNDRIRPDVNSPQEQVTENIYKTTTTYNLLRNVKPTKSIYGKASPSYVPPSRAFFTPPLPPALQNPYADKPTLRGTNSESFANRRPIPPPSLMPTKDRIPFRPDLPKVNVEKPALRPGGDVQRQTNQPSSEARKKSLNTPSQNVRIGEFYGNKNDNITNFEYEKRNEKSSITRILSGSNGRHDDIPDILFQSVTATPNLDRPEPKIPKTRAPAAEPSLKRQDLEPKVPDLSGVNGEDVSGDVNKKEDNVRQSKDRSESVTVKKDVPLLEKKNVYVEDVTTQMSDSVNLPNVKEKEANVTAVGSDQIWQICWNVHVYLVVVGYVLLAAFSIYKLIRYENDPHMFSKSYFLTIHLMLTVICVLRIFYLIYDAYNVHESFSIFLYDFLHGFPLSLLATTFAVLILFLLKRTLTHLEVKTRPVVLVVFALLHIVLCFCLSIFESLGLGPDRASFLICKPVFVLLAWALGFSYLYLYRIIKNVLAKKSQNLSEMCTQNISYASHITIAVALLFILLGLVQLYALFFIKVHKFTITHHWILWGFELSVRFIEISIITLLAIVVSLRMSQREKQTSGGFPLFPCTTSDSSTDNIYPTNCNTNPNALNYSRQEMILDSLSTEAVDRPNLLKNAFQNDSFDKKSTLERYQSDSERNSNFERFERPKWGSDRFDSRQNLDQGSFGQPSSGNFERTGQNSVHNSIRNERGSGRKHSAYEQANKYYTNNEEYQNDILANSERNIYSEPIDNPHGHQYERTRHEFERNDFDRRSRNSTNTSGRRSTGRSRKGHPRPHLGIQTLPNHDRNQTMLVDDQGFVRFKALRPDQNHFSDA comes from the exons AAAGTCAATATGAGAAGGAAATGAGTTTCTCAAGAAGTTCGGACAACAGCATGGCTTCTGACCGATGCTGTTGGAGGTCGTCGGAGCACCGTCTGCGCAGCTGCGAACTGAGCAGACGTCCCAAGCGTAGTCATGGCAGAAACCGCGAGAAACGCCATCATCAAGAACAACAACATTCGGCAATAGACGCGTCCAGTGTCGACGTCACCAGTGACCCGAGTGAGTGCGGAACGCGCCTGTCTGCATGCGCCCCTGAACAACTCGAACCTAAAAATGTCTGTGATCGTTTATTTGAAGACTGTAACTTAGCGTTTAGTTTAGCGTTATCGGTACCGTGTAAGTTATTTGTGTGCCTATACTATCTAATGTGCGCCAAAGTGCGGAGGTCAATTTTCGACAAGGCGTTGATTCTGACGGTCTCGTTGACGGTGCTCGGCTCAAGTGGCGCGCACGCGTGGGCGAACGAATTGGACAAGAGCGAGCAATTCCTCGATAAAATCAATTTGGAGCAGAGCATAGCGGCGGTGTTCAATAAAGTCGCCTATGGGAGCACCACCAAACGGAGTATACCGGATAATTCTTACCCTGTGACTACTATGGCAACGATGCTGCTCACCACCTATAG ATACTCTGATGGATCGGACGAGTGGGCAAGGGTCGACGTAAAGAATAGGAATGCGCCTGTCGATTCGGGTAGATCGAATGTTGAGTTCGAACAGCCCGAGTTCGAGTCAGAGAATAGTCGGAGGGACTTGGATGGATATGGGTCTGACTTGGAAAAAGATCATGCTCTGCCTACGTCGGCTCCAGCCGCGGACATTTTGAAGAACAATAACAACAAGCATTACGGAAATCCTAATAG gtaCAACAATGACCGAATACGCCCCGACGTCAACTCGCCCCAAGAACAAGTCACCGAAAACATCTACAAGACCACCACGACTTACAACCTCTTGCGCAACGTCAAACCCACCAAATCCATCTACGGTAAAGCATCTCCCAGCTATGTACCACCAAGCAGGGCCTTCTTCACACCCCCTTTACCGCCAGCTCTTCAGAACCCTTACGCTGACAAACCCACCCTGCGGGGCACTAATTCAGAGAGTTTCGCCAACAGACGGCCTATTCCTCCCCCCTCTCTGATGCCTACAAAAGATCGCATCCCTTTCAGACCGGATTTGCCTAAAGTTAACGTGGAAAAACCTGCGTTGAGGCCTGGGGGGGATGTGCAGCGCCAGACCAATCAGCCTAGCAGCGAGGCCAGGAAGAAGAGTTTGAACACTCCCAGTCAAAATGTGAGAATTGGGGAGTTTTATGGTAACAAGAATGATAATATTACTAATTTCGAGTATGAGAAAAGGAATGAGAAGTCAAGTATTACGAGGATTTTGAGTGGGTCTAATGGGAGGCATGATGATATTCCTGATATACTTTTCCAAAGTGTTACTGCCACTCCCAATCTGGATAGACCCGAGCCCAAGATACCTAAAACTAGGGCTCCAGCTGCGGAGCCTAGTTTGAAGAGGCAGGATTTAGAGCCGAAAGTACCGGATTTGAGTGGAGTTAATGGTGAGGATGTAAGCGGCGATGTTAATAAAAAGGAGGATAATGTCCGGCAATCTAAGGATCGCTCAGAGAGTGTTACGGTTAAGAAGGACGTTCCATTACTGGAGAAAAAGAATGTTTACGTGGAAGATGTTACTACGCAGATGTCAGACAGTGTAAATTTACCTAATGTAAAGGAGAAAGAGGCCAATGTAACTGCAGTTGGTTCCGATCAAATCTGGCAGATATGCTGGAACGTCCATGTATACCTAGTGGTAGTAGGCTATGTTCTGTTGGCGGCTTTCAGCATTTACAAACTAATTCGCTACGAAAACGACCCGCACATGTTTTCAAAATCATACTTCTTGACCATACACCTTATGCTCACTGTAATCTGCGTCTTAAGAATCTTCTACCTCATTTACGACGCCTATAACGTGCACGAAAGCTTCAGCATATTTCTCTACGACTTCCTCCATGGGTTCCCTTTGAGCCTCTTGGCGACCACATTCGCAGTATTAATTCTTTTCCTTTTGAAGCGCACTTTGACTCACTTGGAAGTGAAAACCCGTCCAGTAGTCCTTGTAGTGTTTGCCCTGCTTCACATTGTTTTGTGCTTCTGTTTGAGCATTTTCGAGTCTTTGGGACTGGGCCCCGATAGGGCCTCGTTTTTGATTTGCAAGCCTGTTTTTGTCTTATTAGCCTGGGCGCTTGGTTTTAGCTACCTGTATTTATATAGAATCATTAAGAATGTTTTGGCAAAGAAGAGTCAGAATCTCTCAGAAATGTGCACTCAGAATATTTCTTACGCGAGTCACATAACTATCGCTGTAGCCTTGTTGTTTATCCTCTTAGGACTGGTACAGTTGTACGCTCTGTTCTTCATTAAGGTacataaatttacaattacaCATCACTGGATTTTATGGGGATTTGAGCTGAGTGTACGcttcattgaaatttctattatAACACTCTTAGCGATCGTAGTGAGTCTGCGTATGTCCCAAAGGGAGAAGCAGACCTCAGGGGGATTTCCCCTGTTCCCATGTACCACCAGCGATTCAAGCACGGACAATATTTACCCAACAAACTGCAATACAAACCCCAACGCTTTGAATTACAGCAGGCAGGAGATGATCTTGGATAGCTTATCAACTGAGGCTGTGGACAGACccaatttactcaaaaacgcCTTTCAGAACGACTCATTTGATAAAAAGAGCACTCTGGAGAGATATCAGAGCGACTCTGAGAGAAATTCCAACTTTGAGAGGTTTGAGAGGCCCAAATGGGGATCGGACAGGTTCGACTCTAGACAGAATTTAGATCAAGGGAGTTTCGGGCAGCCTAGCAGCGGTAATTTCGAGAGAACCGGTCAAAATTCCGTGCATAATTCCATAAGGAACGAGAGGGGATCAGGACGAAAGCACAGCGCTTATGAGCAAGCGAACAAATATTACACGAACAATGAGGAGTACCAAAACGATATTCTTGCCAACTCCGAGAGGAACATTTATAGTGAACCCATAGACAATCCACATGGGCATCAATACGAAAGGACTCGGCACGAGTTCGAGAGGAATGACTTCGATAGGAGGTCGAGAAACTCCACGAATACCTCAGGGAGGAGGTCCACAGGGAGGTCGAGGAAGGGACATCCGAGGCCGCATCTGGGGATCCAAACATTGCCCAACCACGACAGGAATCAAACCATGTTGGTGGACGACCAAGGGTTTGTGCGGTTCAAGGCGCTTAGGCCGGACCAAAACCACTTTTCGGACGCATAA
- the LOC136416521 gene encoding uncharacterized protein isoform X3: MTNRSHLIKSQYEKEMSFSRSSDNSMASDRCCWRSSEHRLRSCELSRRPKRSHGRNREKRHHQEQQHSAIDASSVDVTSDPSECGTRLSACAPEQLEPKNVCDRLFEDCNLAFSLALSVPCKLFVCLYYLMCAKVRRSIFDKALILTVSLTVLGSSGAHAWANELDKSEQFLDKINLEQSIAAVFNKVAYGSTTKRSIPDNSYPVTTMATMLLTTYRYSDGSDEWARVDVKNRNAPVDSGRSNVEFEQPEFESENSRRDLDGYGSDLEKDHALPTSAPAADILKNNNNKHYGNPNRYNNDRIRPDVNSPQEQVTENIYKTTTTYNLLRNVKPTKSIYGKASPSYVPPSRAFFTPPLPPALQNPYADKPTLRGTNSESFANRRPIPPPSLMPTKDRIPFRPDLPKVNVEKPALRPGGDVQRQTNQPSSEARKKSLNTPSQNVRIGEFYGNKNDNITNFEYEKRNEKSSITRILSGSNGRHDDIPDILFQSVTATPNLDRPEPKIPKTRAPAAEPSLKRQDLEPKVPDLSGVNGEDVSGDVNKKEDNVRQSKDRSESVTVKKDVPLLEKKNVYVEDVTTQMSDSVNLPNVKEKEANVTAVGSDQIWQICWNVHVYLVVVGYVLLAAFSIYKLIRYENDPHMFSKSYFLTIHLMLTVICVLRIFYLIYDAYNVHESFSIFLYDFLHGFPLSLLATTFAVLILFLLKRTLTHLEVKTRPVVLVVFALLHIVLCFCLSIFESLGLGPDRASFLICKPVFVLLAWALGFSYLYLYRIIKNVLAKKSQNLSEMCTQNISYASHITIAVALLFILLGLVQLYALFFIKVHKFTITHHWILWGFELSVRFIEISIITLLAIVVSLRMSQREKQTSGGFPLFPCTTSDSSTDNIYPTNCNTNPNALNYSRQEMILDSLSTEAVDRPNLLKNAFQNDSFDKKSTLERYQSDSERNSNFERFERPKWGSDRFDSRQNLDQGSFGQPSSGNFERTGQNSVHNSIRNERGSGRKHSAYEQANKYYTNNEEYQNDILANSERNIYSEPIDNPHGHQYERTRHEFERNDFDRRSRNSTNTSGRRSTGRSRKGHPRPHLGIQTLPNHDRNQTMLVDDQGFVRFKALRPDQNHFSDA; the protein is encoded by the exons AAAGTCAATATGAGAAGGAAATGAGTTTCTCAAGAAGTTCGGACAACAGCATGGCTTCTGACCGATGCTGTTGGAGGTCGTCGGAGCACCGTCTGCGCAGCTGCGAACTGAGCAGACGTCCCAAGCGTAGTCATGGCAGAAACCGCGAGAAACGCCATCATCAAGAACAACAACATTCGGCAATAGACGCGTCCAGTGTCGACGTCACCAGTGACCCGAGTGAGTGCGGAACGCGCCTGTCTGCATGCGCCCCTGAACAACTCGAACCTAAAAATGTCTGTGATCGTTTATTTGAAGACTGTAACTTAGCGTTTAGTTTAGCGTTATCGGTACCGTGTAAGTTATTTGTGTGCCTATACTATCTAATGTGCGCCAAAGTGCGGAGGTCAATTTTCGACAAGGCGTTGATTCTGACGGTCTCGTTGACGGTGCTCGGCTCAAGTGGCGCGCACGCGTGGGCGAACGAATTGGACAAGAGCGAGCAATTCCTCGATAAAATCAATTTGGAGCAGAGCATAGCGGCGGTGTTCAATAAAGTCGCCTATGGGAGCACCACCAAACGGAGTATACCGGATAATTCTTACCCTGTGACTACTATGGCAACGATGCTGCTCACCACCTATAG ATACTCTGATGGATCGGACGAGTGGGCAAGGGTCGACGTAAAGAATAGGAATGCGCCTGTCGATTCGGGTAGATCGAATGTTGAGTTCGAACAGCCCGAGTTCGAGTCAGAGAATAGTCGGAGGGACTTGGATGGATATGGGTCTGACTTGGAAAAAGATCATGCTCTGCCTACGTCGGCTCCAGCCGCGGACATTTTGAAGAACAATAACAACAAGCATTACGGAAATCCTAATAG gtaCAACAATGACCGAATACGCCCCGACGTCAACTCGCCCCAAGAACAAGTCACCGAAAACATCTACAAGACCACCACGACTTACAACCTCTTGCGCAACGTCAAACCCACCAAATCCATCTACGGTAAAGCATCTCCCAGCTATGTACCACCAAGCAGGGCCTTCTTCACACCCCCTTTACCGCCAGCTCTTCAGAACCCTTACGCTGACAAACCCACCCTGCGGGGCACTAATTCAGAGAGTTTCGCCAACAGACGGCCTATTCCTCCCCCCTCTCTGATGCCTACAAAAGATCGCATCCCTTTCAGACCGGATTTGCCTAAAGTTAACGTGGAAAAACCTGCGTTGAGGCCTGGGGGGGATGTGCAGCGCCAGACCAATCAGCCTAGCAGCGAGGCCAGGAAGAAGAGTTTGAACACTCCCAGTCAAAATGTGAGAATTGGGGAGTTTTATGGTAACAAGAATGATAATATTACTAATTTCGAGTATGAGAAAAGGAATGAGAAGTCAAGTATTACGAGGATTTTGAGTGGGTCTAATGGGAGGCATGATGATATTCCTGATATACTTTTCCAAAGTGTTACTGCCACTCCCAATCTGGATAGACCCGAGCCCAAGATACCTAAAACTAGGGCTCCAGCTGCGGAGCCTAGTTTGAAGAGGCAGGATTTAGAGCCGAAAGTACCGGATTTGAGTGGAGTTAATGGTGAGGATGTAAGCGGCGATGTTAATAAAAAGGAGGATAATGTCCGGCAATCTAAGGATCGCTCAGAGAGTGTTACGGTTAAGAAGGACGTTCCATTACTGGAGAAAAAGAATGTTTACGTGGAAGATGTTACTACGCAGATGTCAGACAGTGTAAATTTACCTAATGTAAAGGAGAAAGAGGCCAATGTAACTGCAGTTGGTTCCGATCAAATCTGGCAGATATGCTGGAACGTCCATGTATACCTAGTGGTAGTAGGCTATGTTCTGTTGGCGGCTTTCAGCATTTACAAACTAATTCGCTACGAAAACGACCCGCACATGTTTTCAAAATCATACTTCTTGACCATACACCTTATGCTCACTGTAATCTGCGTCTTAAGAATCTTCTACCTCATTTACGACGCCTATAACGTGCACGAAAGCTTCAGCATATTTCTCTACGACTTCCTCCATGGGTTCCCTTTGAGCCTCTTGGCGACCACATTCGCAGTATTAATTCTTTTCCTTTTGAAGCGCACTTTGACTCACTTGGAAGTGAAAACCCGTCCAGTAGTCCTTGTAGTGTTTGCCCTGCTTCACATTGTTTTGTGCTTCTGTTTGAGCATTTTCGAGTCTTTGGGACTGGGCCCCGATAGGGCCTCGTTTTTGATTTGCAAGCCTGTTTTTGTCTTATTAGCCTGGGCGCTTGGTTTTAGCTACCTGTATTTATATAGAATCATTAAGAATGTTTTGGCAAAGAAGAGTCAGAATCTCTCAGAAATGTGCACTCAGAATATTTCTTACGCGAGTCACATAACTATCGCTGTAGCCTTGTTGTTTATCCTCTTAGGACTGGTACAGTTGTACGCTCTGTTCTTCATTAAGGTacataaatttacaattacaCATCACTGGATTTTATGGGGATTTGAGCTGAGTGTACGcttcattgaaatttctattatAACACTCTTAGCGATCGTAGTGAGTCTGCGTATGTCCCAAAGGGAGAAGCAGACCTCAGGGGGATTTCCCCTGTTCCCATGTACCACCAGCGATTCAAGCACGGACAATATTTACCCAACAAACTGCAATACAAACCCCAACGCTTTGAATTACAGCAGGCAGGAGATGATCTTGGATAGCTTATCAACTGAGGCTGTGGACAGACccaatttactcaaaaacgcCTTTCAGAACGACTCATTTGATAAAAAGAGCACTCTGGAGAGATATCAGAGCGACTCTGAGAGAAATTCCAACTTTGAGAGGTTTGAGAGGCCCAAATGGGGATCGGACAGGTTCGACTCTAGACAGAATTTAGATCAAGGGAGTTTCGGGCAGCCTAGCAGCGGTAATTTCGAGAGAACCGGTCAAAATTCCGTGCATAATTCCATAAGGAACGAGAGGGGATCAGGACGAAAGCACAGCGCTTATGAGCAAGCGAACAAATATTACACGAACAATGAGGAGTACCAAAACGATATTCTTGCCAACTCCGAGAGGAACATTTATAGTGAACCCATAGACAATCCACATGGGCATCAATACGAAAGGACTCGGCACGAGTTCGAGAGGAATGACTTCGATAGGAGGTCGAGAAACTCCACGAATACCTCAGGGAGGAGGTCCACAGGGAGGTCGAGGAAGGGACATCCGAGGCCGCATCTGGGGATCCAAACATTGCCCAACCACGACAGGAATCAAACCATGTTGGTGGACGACCAAGGGTTTGTGCGGTTCAAGGCGCTTAGGCCGGACCAAAACCACTTTTCGGACGCATAA